From a single Gemmatimonadales bacterium genomic region:
- the pyk gene encoding pyruvate kinase, translated as MARESRRTKIVATLGPAWDQPERMRAMLDAGVDVVRVNASHGTLETRHRWITELKDILGSREKAAAILVDLQGPRIRVGDLPEPVLLTQGEQVVLAPEDQAQAGDIPTSYRELAEDVRPGTRILLDDGLIALDVVSVSGTKVHASVRYGGLLKSNKGINLPGVEVSTPALTAKDREDAMMAVELGVNYLGMSFVRRPQDVEGLRRLVPKHVRLIAKIEKDTALGHLPAILDAADGIMVARGDLGVELPFERVPLVQKRLIREANRHGKPVITATQMLESMIKAPRPTRAEASDVANAILDGTDAVMLSAETAIGSYSLEAVLAMDQIAREVEGHRHSNTDHSHEWQLSASQLKQPHVTASTEDAISVAVCAAADLLNVPLIVCLTSSGFTARTVSSYRPSVPILAVTPEATTFQHLALVWGVIPVLVERRPDYDSMLALTREVIVRKGLAWPGDRFVVTAGVPFDLAGTTNLLRIESV; from the coding sequence GTGGCAAGAGAAAGTCGCCGGACGAAAATCGTGGCTACCTTGGGCCCCGCCTGGGACCAACCCGAGCGAATGCGCGCGATGCTCGACGCCGGCGTCGACGTGGTACGGGTCAATGCATCACACGGCACGCTGGAAACGCGCCACCGCTGGATCACCGAGCTCAAGGACATTCTCGGATCGCGGGAAAAGGCCGCGGCGATTCTCGTCGACCTGCAAGGCCCCAGAATACGGGTCGGCGACCTGCCTGAGCCGGTCCTGCTCACGCAAGGTGAGCAGGTGGTGCTTGCTCCGGAGGATCAGGCCCAGGCCGGCGACATCCCGACCTCCTATCGCGAGCTGGCGGAAGACGTTCGCCCCGGCACTCGGATCCTGCTCGACGACGGCCTGATTGCGTTGGACGTCGTAAGCGTTTCGGGCACCAAGGTCCACGCCTCGGTACGCTACGGCGGCCTGCTCAAGTCCAACAAGGGCATCAATCTGCCCGGCGTCGAGGTCTCGACTCCCGCGCTGACCGCCAAGGATCGCGAAGACGCCATGATGGCCGTCGAGCTCGGCGTCAACTACCTGGGCATGAGTTTCGTCCGCCGGCCGCAGGATGTCGAAGGACTGCGGCGCCTGGTGCCCAAGCATGTCCGTCTGATTGCCAAGATCGAGAAGGACACCGCCCTGGGCCACCTGCCGGCCATCCTCGACGCCGCCGATGGCATCATGGTGGCCCGCGGCGATCTGGGCGTCGAGCTGCCCTTCGAGCGGGTTCCGCTGGTACAGAAGCGGCTGATCCGCGAAGCCAACCGTCACGGCAAGCCGGTCATCACCGCGACGCAGATGCTCGAGTCGATGATCAAGGCGCCCCGACCCACTCGGGCCGAAGCGTCGGACGTGGCCAACGCAATTCTCGACGGCACCGACGCGGTGATGCTCTCGGCCGAAACCGCGATCGGATCCTACTCGCTCGAAGCGGTCCTCGCGATGGATCAGATTGCCCGTGAGGTCGAGGGACACCGCCACAGCAACACCGATCACTCGCATGAGTGGCAACTGTCGGCGTCACAGCTCAAGCAACCGCACGTGACCGCCAGCACCGAAGACGCCATTTCTGTTGCCGTGTGCGCCGCCGCCGACCTGCTCAACGTACCGCTGATCGTCTGTTTGACGAGCAGTGGGTTTACGGCGCGGACCGTCTCGTCCTACCGGCCATCCGTTCCGATTCTGGCCGTGACACCCGAAGCGACCACGTTCCAGCACCTCGCCCTGGTCTGGGGTGTCATTCCCGTCCTGGTCGAGCGCCGCCCTGACTACGACTCGATGCTCGCCCTGACCCGCGAGGTCATCGTCAGGAAAGGACTGGCCTGGCCGGGCGACCGATTCGTGGTAACGGCCGGGGTTCCCTTCGACCTGGCGGGAACCACGAACCTGCTCAGGATCGAGAGCGTGTGA
- a CDS encoding MBL fold metallo-hydrolase produces MRLTLLGTGTSFGVPQIGCGCGVCLSTDPRDRRYRAAAAIDTGAGTILIDTPPELRLQLLAAGVAAADAVLFTHKHADHVAGIDDLRAFSVRKREALPLYANEMTRDFLLQSYQYIFDPGVTAVPGTSKPRLEMHVVEPWRPFTVAGVEVLPLPFLHGPVDVLGFRIGRLAYITDVKAVPQDAREALTGLDVLVINALWWRQHPTHQSIPEAIEAAQAIGARRTYLTHLSHETGHAKLAESLPDGIEPGYDGLTLEIAP; encoded by the coding sequence ATGCGTCTGACGCTGCTGGGCACCGGAACGTCGTTCGGCGTGCCGCAGATCGGCTGCGGCTGCGGCGTCTGTCTCTCCACCGACCCGCGTGACCGACGGTATCGCGCGGCCGCCGCAATCGACACGGGCGCCGGCACGATCCTGATCGATACACCCCCCGAGCTCCGGCTGCAGCTGCTCGCCGCGGGCGTTGCCGCAGCCGACGCCGTCCTGTTCACGCACAAACATGCGGATCATGTGGCCGGGATCGACGACCTGCGGGCATTCTCGGTGCGCAAGCGGGAAGCACTGCCGCTCTACGCCAACGAGATGACACGGGATTTCCTGCTTCAATCCTATCAGTACATCTTCGACCCAGGCGTCACGGCCGTGCCCGGAACCTCGAAGCCGCGACTCGAGATGCATGTGGTGGAGCCCTGGCGCCCGTTCACGGTGGCCGGGGTCGAGGTGCTGCCGCTCCCGTTCCTGCACGGCCCGGTCGACGTGCTCGGTTTCCGGATCGGGCGCCTGGCCTACATCACCGACGTGAAGGCCGTTCCTCAGGATGCCCGGGAAGCCTTGACGGGGCTCGACGTCCTGGTCATCAACGCCCTCTGGTGGCGGCAGCACCCGACCCATCAGAGCATTCCCGAAGCCATCGAGGCCGCCCAGGCCATCGGGGCCCGGCGCACCTACCTGACGCATCTCTCCCACGAAACCGGGCATGCGAAGCTGGCCGAGTCGCTCCCGGACGGCATCGAACCGGGGTACGACGGACTCACGCTGGAGATTGCCCCATGA
- a CDS encoding glucose-6-phosphate isomerase, with amino-acid sequence MKLHYGRMVTDKLDGQHGLGRARLQELSQRFASVRAEVESRREQGEYGFMALGAQTDVIRGIRRFADGVGQAYDHVLVLGIGGSALGTKALLNALRPPAWNELSDEEREYYPRLTVLENVDPTSIAAALRRIDPRRVLVNVISKSGGTAETLAQYLVVRAWLDQALGPDAAARHLAFTTDPTKGPLRELATREGIAALEIPPDVGGRFSVLTPVGLLPAALIGIDIEALLGGAERAVREAERPDLLKNPAALYAALLWAADAWLGARIHVLMPYSDRLREFAAWFVQLWAESLGKQVDRRGQPIFTGPTPVGAVGATDQHSQVQLFMEGPFDKVVTFVRVEDPGEDVEIPHRPNLPEELAYLQGHTLGSLLRAEQDATSAALARMGRMNASLVLPRLDADVLGELIMFMQLATGFAGAWYGVNPFDQPGVELGKRLTFAAMGRPGFQKEGSVTLDPGLPADVVG; translated from the coding sequence ATGAAGCTGCATTACGGACGGATGGTGACCGACAAGCTCGACGGCCAGCACGGCTTGGGCCGGGCCCGGCTCCAGGAGCTGAGCCAGCGCTTTGCGTCGGTCCGGGCCGAGGTCGAGAGCCGGCGGGAGCAGGGCGAGTATGGCTTTATGGCGCTTGGCGCGCAAACGGACGTGATCCGCGGCATTCGCCGCTTTGCCGACGGGGTCGGTCAAGCCTACGACCACGTCCTGGTACTCGGCATCGGCGGCTCGGCGCTCGGCACCAAGGCGCTGCTCAACGCGCTCAGGCCGCCGGCGTGGAACGAACTGAGTGATGAAGAACGGGAGTACTACCCGCGACTCACAGTGCTCGAGAATGTCGACCCGACCTCGATCGCGGCGGCGCTCCGGCGGATCGACCCGCGCCGAGTCCTCGTCAATGTGATTTCCAAGTCGGGCGGCACGGCGGAGACCCTGGCCCAGTACCTCGTGGTGCGCGCCTGGCTCGACCAGGCGCTTGGTCCGGATGCCGCGGCGCGACACCTGGCCTTCACGACCGACCCGACCAAAGGCCCGCTGCGTGAGCTCGCCACCCGCGAGGGGATCGCCGCTCTGGAAATTCCGCCCGACGTCGGTGGCCGCTTCAGCGTCCTGACCCCGGTCGGCCTCCTGCCCGCTGCCCTGATCGGAATCGACATCGAAGCGCTGCTGGGCGGGGCGGAGCGCGCCGTGCGCGAGGCGGAGCGCCCCGACCTGCTCAAGAACCCGGCCGCCCTTTACGCGGCCCTGCTCTGGGCCGCGGACGCCTGGCTGGGCGCGCGAATTCATGTGCTGATGCCCTACAGCGATCGGCTCCGCGAGTTTGCCGCCTGGTTCGTACAGCTCTGGGCCGAGAGCCTCGGCAAGCAGGTCGATCGTCGCGGCCAGCCGATCTTCACCGGCCCGACCCCGGTCGGTGCGGTCGGCGCGACCGACCAGCACAGTCAGGTGCAACTCTTCATGGAAGGGCCGTTCGACAAGGTCGTCACCTTCGTTCGGGTCGAAGACCCGGGCGAGGACGTGGAAATTCCCCATCGCCCGAACCTGCCGGAAGAACTGGCCTACCTCCAGGGCCACACGCTTGGTTCGCTGCTGCGCGCCGAGCAGGATGCCACCTCGGCGGCGCTGGCCCGAATGGGGCGAATGAATGCCAGCCTGGTGCTGCCACGACTGGATGCGGATGTGCTCGGTGAGCTGATCATGTTCATGCAGCTCGCCACCGGTTTCGCAGGGGCATGGTACGGGGTCAATCCCTTCGATCAGCCGGGTGTGGAACTGGGTAAGCGCCTGACCTTTGCCGCCATGGGGCGGCCCGGCTTCCAGAAGGAAGGCTCAGTCACCCTGGACCCAGGCCTGCCGGCCGACGTCGTCGGATAG
- a CDS encoding DPP IV N-terminal domain-containing protein has protein sequence MRLPVRYGLPVLVAMLGYPASGLAQSEGFHRFQAMIGRGVVRTTGVAQVRWLPAGLGYLAQEVDSSLGRRFYRVDPASGRRVPLLAPRTEASLISEYARLSGQQPSAKLPFETFTLDPTGRLLMFPVGTRRFLFDIRAGTLRELRMPVRVGPLDESMDEPGVFSPNYDAYAFVRDYDNLFVVDTRTGVERQLAAGSSENNLTGFLGAGARFVWSPDGQWLAYLSADPRVHYRYPILRDLKHHATVDYFRYPFTTDPDPPLSLHVIHLATGVRTTVAEGTADQPYLRGVEWFDDGREVAFRVVDRWESRRELRAADPTTGKVRTLLVDQDSTFLDPIDNFRQLDGGRRFIWSSERSGWRHLYLYDRDGRQLVQLTSGEWVTGSIVAIDHARGWIYFEGATDLGLERHLFRVRLDGTGLVRLTEESGVHQVSMDPSAAFFTDRSSSLGRAPTTILRRADGQLVDTLATSMAPPLGLAAPELLTLVAADGVRPMHGLLYKPADFDPARRYPLIVSVYGGPHTKAVRNSYRTFDFNAALAQLGFLVVEFDGRGTLDRGKAWQAGAYLRLGQEDVDDQAAGVRQLRTLQYVDSTRVGVTGISHGGFMTIMLMVRYPELYGVGVAGAPLTDVRTGPRQYIGRIMRTPEANPEGYAQADLLPRAGALRGRLLIHHGTNDRNVVLGNTMQFVRRAIDAGRPVDMMIYPDGVHVLQGRDAVHGLKTTVGYFLEHLRPEGWESNRRQLWQ, from the coding sequence ATGAGGCTCCCTGTTCGATATGGTCTTCCGGTGCTGGTTGCCATGCTCGGATACCCTGCCAGCGGGCTGGCTCAGTCGGAGGGGTTCCATCGGTTTCAGGCCATGATCGGCAGGGGAGTGGTTCGGACCACCGGTGTGGCGCAGGTGCGCTGGCTCCCGGCCGGGCTGGGGTACCTGGCGCAGGAGGTCGATTCCTCGCTCGGTCGACGGTTCTATCGAGTCGACCCAGCTAGCGGGAGGCGGGTGCCTCTGTTGGCGCCCCGCACGGAGGCTAGCCTGATCAGCGAGTATGCGCGCCTGTCAGGTCAGCAGCCCTCAGCGAAGCTGCCGTTCGAAACCTTCACCCTCGATCCGACCGGGCGGCTGCTCATGTTTCCGGTCGGGACGCGGCGGTTTCTCTTCGACATCCGAGCCGGCACGCTGCGGGAACTCCGCATGCCCGTTCGGGTCGGGCCGCTCGACGAGTCGATGGATGAGCCGGGCGTATTCTCGCCGAACTATGATGCGTATGCCTTCGTACGAGACTATGACAACCTGTTCGTTGTCGATACCAGAACTGGAGTCGAACGGCAGCTGGCGGCGGGGTCGTCGGAAAACAACCTCACGGGTTTTCTAGGGGCGGGTGCACGATTTGTCTGGTCGCCGGACGGGCAGTGGCTGGCATACCTCAGCGCCGATCCAAGGGTGCACTATCGCTATCCGATCCTGCGGGACCTCAAACATCATGCGACGGTAGACTACTTTCGCTACCCCTTCACGACTGATCCGGATCCGCCGCTTTCTCTGCACGTGATCCATCTGGCAACGGGTGTTCGTACGACGGTGGCAGAGGGAACGGCTGACCAGCCGTATCTGCGCGGCGTGGAGTGGTTCGACGATGGCAGGGAGGTGGCCTTTCGGGTGGTCGATCGCTGGGAGAGCCGACGCGAGCTGCGGGCCGCCGATCCAACCACCGGAAAGGTGCGCACACTTCTGGTCGACCAGGACTCGACCTTTCTGGATCCGATCGACAACTTCCGTCAGCTCGACGGGGGCAGGCGATTCATCTGGAGCTCCGAGCGAAGCGGGTGGCGCCACCTCTACCTGTACGATCGCGACGGGCGCCAGCTCGTCCAGCTGACGTCGGGGGAGTGGGTCACCGGATCGATCGTGGCTATCGATCACGCTCGCGGGTGGATCTACTTCGAGGGCGCAACGGATCTGGGGCTCGAACGCCACCTGTTCCGCGTCAGACTTGATGGCACGGGGCTGGTCCGCCTGACAGAGGAGTCTGGCGTTCATCAGGTATCGATGGATCCGAGTGCTGCGTTCTTCACCGACCGGTCGTCGTCGCTCGGTCGTGCGCCGACGACGATCCTGCGACGGGCAGATGGTCAACTTGTTGATACGCTCGCGACCTCGATGGCTCCTCCGCTGGGCCTTGCCGCGCCCGAGTTGCTCACCCTCGTGGCCGCGGATGGCGTCAGGCCGATGCACGGCTTGCTGTACAAGCCTGCCGATTTCGACCCGGCCAGGCGATATCCGTTGATTGTATCAGTCTATGGGGGGCCTCATACCAAGGCGGTGCGCAACAGCTACCGGACCTTCGATTTCAACGCGGCGCTGGCGCAGCTCGGATTTCTGGTGGTCGAGTTCGACGGCCGGGGCACCCTCGACCGGGGCAAGGCGTGGCAGGCGGGTGCGTACCTGAGGCTCGGGCAGGAGGATGTCGATGATCAGGCCGCCGGGGTTCGTCAGCTCCGGACCTTGCAGTACGTCGACTCGACTCGGGTTGGTGTGACTGGGATTTCGCACGGCGGCTTCATGACGATCATGCTGATGGTGCGATATCCTGAGCTGTATGGGGTCGGGGTCGCCGGCGCGCCATTGACCGATGTGCGCACGGGCCCGCGCCAGTACATCGGACGGATCATGCGAACGCCTGAGGCGAACCCGGAAGGATACGCCCAGGCGGATCTGCTGCCGCGGGCGGGGGCGCTTCGGGGCAGGCTGTTGATCCACCACGGCACCAATGATCGCAACGTGGTGCTCGGCAACACGATGCAGTTCGTGCGCAGGGCCATTGATGCCGGGCGACCGGTCGACATGATGATCTACCCGGATGGCGTGCATGTCTTGCAGGGCCGGGACGCGGTCCACGGCCTCAAGACGACTGTCGGGTACTTTCTCGAGCATCTCCGCCCGGAGGGATGGGAGTCGAACCGGCGGCAGCTCTGGCAGTAG
- a CDS encoding CocE/NonD family hydrolase, translating into MRRALLLVALLLVAGYGALAAQGTIRPRFGVPVPMRDGVTLVADVWTPDTAGRHPTILIRTPYVRTAQFRRYGLKAYLERGYAVVLQDVRGRGDSDGRFRFYFPEADDGYDTIEWIAQQPWSNGKVGMDGGSYLATVQWLAAREQPAALACIIPTAPSGRLFDELPYQGGAFRLEWALSWLNGVSGRSDQNETWQLGNPGRLATHRPLLTMDEAFGRSMPLYREFLNHSTLDSYWRPLHFTAQDFARISIPVLHVTGWYDGDQLGALYYWDGMEAHGPVRDNRHLIIGPWTHGQTYLGGAERVGAFTFPETSTLPIQQVRLDFFDSCLKGTERYVAPRVRLFLTGSNRWLEADRYPLPGVAATPLYLHSGGRANTAAGDGRLSWNAPGAQSPDQYRYDPRNPVPSRGITTDHRSGQNRQDVLVYTSEVLKDPVDVVGRVFVKLYAASDALDTDFTAKLLDVYPDGRSIKLGPTDVGVQRARYRNGYDREEPLEPGRTELYTIELFDVGHTFLPGHRIQVEVSSSAFPYIDANTNTGNPVATDTTMRVAVQTIHHDAARPSHILLPILPRPR; encoded by the coding sequence ATGCGCCGTGCGTTGCTGCTGGTAGCTCTTCTGCTCGTAGCGGGATACGGGGCGCTCGCTGCCCAGGGGACCATCCGCCCCCGATTCGGGGTACCGGTACCGATGCGGGATGGCGTGACGCTGGTAGCGGATGTCTGGACTCCTGATACGGCGGGTCGTCACCCCACGATCCTGATTCGCACGCCCTACGTGCGGACGGCCCAATTCCGCCGCTACGGACTCAAAGCCTACCTCGAGCGGGGCTACGCCGTGGTGCTTCAGGACGTCCGTGGTCGAGGCGACTCTGACGGGCGGTTCCGCTTCTACTTTCCCGAGGCGGACGATGGCTACGACACGATCGAGTGGATCGCGCAGCAGCCGTGGTCCAATGGCAAGGTTGGCATGGACGGCGGCTCGTACCTGGCCACGGTGCAGTGGCTTGCTGCGCGCGAGCAACCGGCTGCGCTTGCCTGCATCATCCCGACTGCGCCGTCCGGCCGGCTCTTCGATGAGCTTCCCTATCAGGGGGGCGCCTTTCGCCTCGAATGGGCGCTCTCGTGGCTCAACGGCGTCTCGGGCCGGAGCGATCAGAACGAAACCTGGCAGCTGGGCAATCCCGGGCGTCTGGCAACGCACCGACCGCTGCTCACGATGGACGAAGCCTTCGGGCGCTCGATGCCGCTCTATCGGGAGTTCCTGAATCATTCGACGCTGGACAGCTACTGGCGCCCGCTGCACTTCACCGCTCAGGACTTTGCCCGGATCTCGATTCCGGTGCTCCATGTTACCGGCTGGTACGACGGCGATCAGCTTGGTGCGCTCTACTACTGGGATGGGATGGAGGCGCACGGGCCGGTCAGGGACAATCGTCATCTGATCATCGGTCCGTGGACCCACGGTCAGACCTACCTCGGCGGGGCTGAGCGGGTCGGCGCGTTCACCTTTCCCGAGACGTCGACGCTCCCGATCCAGCAGGTTCGGCTCGATTTCTTCGACAGCTGTCTCAAGGGGACCGAGCGGTACGTCGCGCCGCGGGTTCGCCTCTTCCTGACGGGGTCCAATCGATGGCTCGAGGCGGATCGCTATCCGCTGCCCGGGGTGGCGGCGACGCCGCTGTATCTCCACAGCGGTGGCAGGGCCAACACCGCGGCCGGCGATGGCCGACTGTCGTGGAATGCTCCAGGTGCGCAGTCGCCGGATCAGTACCGGTACGATCCGCGCAACCCGGTTCCCTCGCGCGGAATCACGACCGACCATCGTTCCGGGCAGAATCGTCAGGACGTGCTCGTCTATACCAGCGAAGTCCTCAAAGACCCGGTCGACGTGGTCGGTCGGGTGTTCGTCAAGCTGTATGCGGCAAGCGATGCGCTTGATACCGACTTTACCGCCAAGCTGCTGGATGTCTATCCTGATGGTCGCTCGATCAAGCTGGGCCCGACGGACGTTGGGGTGCAGCGGGCGCGATATCGGAACGGGTATGACCGGGAGGAGCCCCTGGAGCCGGGGCGGACGGAGTTGTACACGATCGAGCTCTTCGACGTCGGTCATACCTTTCTGCCCGGGCATCGGATCCAGGTCGAGGTGTCGAGCAGTGCGTTTCCCTACATCGATGCCAATACGAACACGGGCAATCCGGTTGCCACGGACACGACGATGCGGGTTGCCGTTCAGACCATTCACCACGATGCGGCCAGGCCGTCCCATATCCTGCTGCCCATTCTGCCGAGGCCGCGATGA
- a CDS encoding PIN domain-containing protein yields MPADRVFADTSGLLALAHRQDQYHGRAVPFVRTFVQSGGRFVVTPLVLAELQGLLLYRRGPDTARAVLEALLGDPLYSCLPVDAELMAAAAGGWLGKLRDKPLTLCDGVSFEVMQREGIKAAFGYDRHFIDAGFRLAG; encoded by the coding sequence GTGCCCGCCGACCGCGTCTTCGCTGACACGAGCGGCCTCCTGGCCCTGGCACATCGCCAGGATCAGTATCACGGGCGCGCCGTACCGTTCGTCCGGACCTTCGTGCAGAGCGGCGGCCGCTTCGTGGTCACCCCGCTCGTGCTCGCGGAGCTGCAGGGGCTCCTGCTCTATCGGCGTGGGCCCGACACGGCGCGTGCCGTGCTCGAGGCCCTCCTGGGCGACCCGCTCTACAGCTGCCTCCCGGTCGATGCGGAGCTGATGGCAGCAGCTGCGGGCGGCTGGCTCGGCAAGCTCCGCGACAAGCCACTGACGCTCTGTGACGGCGTCAGCTTCGAAGTGATGCAACGCGAGGGGATCAAGGCAGCCTTCGGTTACGACCGCCACTTCATCGACGCCGGCTTCCGTTTGGCCGGCTGA